Proteins encoded within one genomic window of Bacteroidetes bacterium SB0662_bin_6:
- a CDS encoding ankyrin repeat domain-containing protein — MEKMHRIREIRYVAVMLVTCMLVAALTIQNRPDDLLHRAAEAGDLETVSTLIEQGADVNARIGDWTPLHRAAVAGHVAIARRLLAAGAEVDARGTAGWTPLHRAVKMGQVEMARLLLASGADVHAKGIHGWTPLLRAAMAGRAETGHLLIQAGAGVNQRSIHNGWTVLHWTAFSGSLELVRYLIDAGAEVHARAGTGPTPQGNTPMWLATHYGHDEIRALLLEQAGP, encoded by the coding sequence ATGGAAAAGATGCACAGGATCAGGGAAATACGATACGTGGCCGTGATGCTGGTAACCTGCATGCTTGTGGCGGCCCTGACTATCCAGAATCGCCCTGATGACCTGCTTCATCGCGCCGCGGAGGCGGGAGACCTCGAGACGGTCTCCACGCTCATCGAACAGGGCGCCGACGTGAATGCTCGTATAGGCGATTGGACCCCCTTGCATCGCGCGGCGGTGGCGGGGCACGTAGCGATCGCCCGGCGGCTCCTTGCGGCAGGCGCCGAAGTAGATGCCCGGGGCACGGCCGGATGGACGCCGCTGCACCGGGCAGTGAAGATGGGGCAGGTGGAGATGGCGAGGCTGCTCCTGGCAAGCGGGGCGGATGTACACGCGAAGGGCATCCACGGTTGGACGCCACTGCTTCGGGCAGCAATGGCCGGACGGGCTGAAACAGGGCATCTCCTGATTCAAGCCGGAGCCGGGGTCAACCAGAGAAGCATCCACAACGGCTGGACCGTGCTGCACTGGACGGCCTTTAGCGGTAGCCTGGAACTGGTCCGATATCTGATCGATGCCGGTGCAGAGGTTCATGCCAGGGCCGGGACAGGGCCCACGCCGCAGGGAAATACACCCATGTGGTTGGCAACGCACTACGGCCACGATGAAATCAGAGCACTGCTTCTTGAACAGGCAGGACCGTAA
- a CDS encoding fucose isomerase produces the protein MSTNAVTLIANGDLRLAANQRCWPEQQKVERAIIRVIEAEGHQVVRAHEELPEKKHGFIDSQKHGRTVFRQIDPDNPLVIAFAAWQYSHHVLPGLSTHRGPILTVANWSGTWPGLVGMLNMNGCLTKAGVPYSTLWSDDFTDEKFRQGLRVWLETGSVAHDLSHVLPASELDFTDAESELGRRLAGELRRDKAIMGVFDEGCMGMYNAIIPDELLHPVGIFKERLSQSALYYEATRVSEEEAQACFEWLKDRGVRFQLGPDEDEHLTEAQVLQQCKMYIAVLRIADDFGCDLVGIQYQQGLKDLLPASDLAEGLLNNTERPPVYSRDGARELYPGTALPHFNEVDECAGLDALVTHRLWRALGYSPETTLHDLRWGEPYDGDFVWVFEISGAAPPAHFTGGYSGTSSERQPPMYFRLGGGTLKGISKPGEIIWSRVFAEDGRLKADVGRGTVVELPREETERRWRLTTSQWPIMHAVLHGVSRDQMMARHKSNHIQVAYAPDDDAARKALISKVAAFQNMGIETFVCGLHERIAS, from the coding sequence GTGAGCACGAACGCTGTTACGCTTATCGCCAACGGAGATCTGCGCCTTGCAGCCAATCAAAGATGCTGGCCTGAGCAGCAGAAGGTCGAACGGGCCATCATACGAGTCATCGAAGCGGAAGGGCATCAGGTAGTGCGCGCCCACGAGGAACTCCCCGAAAAGAAACATGGCTTCATCGACAGCCAGAAGCACGGCCGGACAGTCTTTCGGCAAATAGATCCTGACAATCCTCTCGTGATCGCCTTTGCGGCGTGGCAGTACTCACATCACGTCCTGCCCGGTTTGTCGACCCATCGCGGGCCGATTCTGACCGTAGCCAACTGGAGCGGAACCTGGCCCGGTCTTGTCGGCATGCTTAACATGAACGGTTGCCTGACCAAGGCCGGCGTACCATACAGCACGCTCTGGAGCGATGATTTCACCGACGAGAAGTTCAGGCAGGGGCTTCGCGTCTGGCTCGAAACAGGTAGCGTAGCGCACGATCTGAGCCACGTGCTTCCCGCATCCGAACTGGATTTTACGGATGCGGAGTCTGAGCTTGGCCGCCGCCTGGCCGGGGAGCTTCGACGGGACAAGGCTATCATGGGGGTTTTTGACGAGGGATGCATGGGGATGTATAATGCAATCATCCCCGACGAACTGTTGCACCCGGTCGGGATTTTCAAAGAACGTCTCAGCCAGAGCGCTCTGTACTACGAAGCCACTCGGGTTTCCGAGGAAGAGGCGCAGGCCTGTTTCGAGTGGCTCAAAGATCGTGGCGTGCGTTTTCAGTTGGGGCCGGACGAAGACGAACATCTCACGGAAGCACAGGTGTTGCAGCAGTGCAAGATGTACATTGCCGTGCTCCGCATCGCCGATGATTTCGGTTGCGATCTCGTCGGAATCCAATACCAGCAGGGGCTCAAGGATCTGCTGCCCGCCTCCGATCTGGCGGAAGGCCTTCTGAACAACACGGAACGCCCGCCGGTATATTCGCGCGACGGCGCCCGCGAGCTCTATCCCGGAACGGCGCTTCCACACTTCAACGAGGTCGATGAGTGTGCCGGGCTGGATGCCCTGGTGACCCATCGCCTCTGGCGCGCGCTCGGGTATTCACCGGAGACCACCCTGCATGACCTTCGCTGGGGCGAGCCCTATGACGGAGATTTCGTGTGGGTCTTCGAGATTTCCGGGGCTGCGCCGCCCGCACATTTCACAGGAGGCTATTCGGGGACGAGTAGTGAACGCCAGCCACCCATGTATTTCCGGTTGGGAGGGGGAACGCTGAAAGGAATCAGCAAGCCGGGCGAGATAATCTGGAGCCGTGTTTTTGCCGAGGACGGCCGCCTCAAGGCAGACGTGGGGCGGGGCACGGTCGTGGAATTACCACGGGAAGAGACGGAGCGCCGGTGGCGGCTTACCACATCGCAGTGGCCGATCATGCACGCCGTGCTGCATGGTGTTTCGCGTGACCAGATGATGGCCCGCCACAAGTCGAATCACATCCAGGTAGCCTATGCGCCCGATGACGACGCGGCACGGAAGGCGCTGATCTCGAAAGTAGCGGCGTTCCAGAACATGGGCATCGAAACCTTCGTATGCGGCTTGCATGAGAGGATCGCCTCTTGA
- a CDS encoding class II aldolase yields MEDIRRLLLDLAHDLGDGRHMAIAGEGNVSGKLDDHHFLIKASGTRMSTLKPEELVGVDARPLLAALEGGKDLTDEEIERLLLEVRTDPDALKPSVESLFHAWLLTLPGIRIIGHTHAIAVNQVLCSPRKRDFAVRRVIPDQVVYCGVESVLIPYVDPGFTLARYMAREVETFRKITGVLPKTILLENHGVIALGAQHTEVIAALAMAEKAARIFVGAATLGGPVFMDESEVYRIAGRTDEHYRQRMLARHLPRSDHADPAN; encoded by the coding sequence ATGGAAGATATCCGTCGCCTGTTACTTGACCTCGCGCACGATCTCGGGGACGGGCGGCATATGGCTATCGCCGGGGAGGGGAATGTCTCGGGCAAGCTGGATGACCACCACTTCCTTATTAAAGCCAGCGGCACCCGGATGTCCACGCTGAAACCCGAAGAACTGGTAGGGGTTGATGCCCGGCCGTTGCTGGCGGCTCTGGAAGGAGGGAAAGACCTTACGGACGAGGAAATAGAGAGGTTGCTATTGGAAGTGCGCACGGATCCGGACGCGCTCAAGCCCTCGGTCGAGAGCCTGTTTCACGCCTGGTTGCTGACTCTGCCGGGCATCCGGATCATCGGGCACACCCATGCTATCGCCGTCAACCAGGTGCTCTGTTCCCCGCGAAAGCGGGACTTTGCCGTCCGGCGCGTGATTCCCGACCAAGTCGTCTACTGCGGGGTGGAATCCGTTCTGATACCCTACGTGGATCCTGGCTTTACGCTGGCCCGGTACATGGCCAGGGAAGTAGAGACGTTTAGAAAAATAACGGGAGTACTGCCCAAGACCATTTTGCTTGAGAACCATGGTGTCATCGCCCTGGGAGCGCAGCACACGGAGGTCATCGCGGCGCTGGCCATGGCAGAGAAGGCAGCCCGCATCTTCGTCGGCGCCGCGACCCTCGGAGGGCCGGTTTTCATGGATGAATCCGAGGTGTATCGCATTGCCGGACGCACCGATGAACACTATCGGCAGCGCATGCTTGCGCGTCATCTGCCCCGATCAGATCATGCAGATCCGGCAAACTGA
- a CDS encoding LacI family transcriptional regulator: protein MSTILDVANQAGVSAMTVSRYFNQPDMLAPATHRKVRAAIEELQYVPNAAARSLVNGCTNAIALILSDITNSFYTTVARGVEDKAQQHGYALILGNSDESLEKERLYLDVLISRRVDGVLISSAPGNNRHLDMLRHHDIPVVLIDRTVEEIDADAVWGDTFTGAIHLTGHLVEQGFRDIALVGGWPGVSSLEERQAGYLRAMKEAGLVPHVYPGRTSRQSGEEITEQLFRKNLLPRAIIAANNHVAVGVLVSLRRHGVRVPEDVAVACFDDIEIAAQINPFLTVVAQPAYEMGALAMDMLLERMQGFDGAPRHRALPTKMIVRSSSLVPAP from the coding sequence ATGAGCACTATCCTGGATGTCGCCAATCAGGCGGGTGTCAGTGCGATGACCGTCTCGCGCTACTTTAACCAACCCGACATGCTTGCGCCTGCCACGCACAGAAAAGTGCGCGCCGCTATCGAAGAGCTCCAGTATGTCCCCAATGCAGCCGCCCGCAGCCTTGTCAACGGCTGCACGAACGCCATTGCCCTGATTCTGTCCGACATTACCAACTCGTTTTATACCACGGTAGCCCGAGGAGTAGAAGACAAGGCGCAACAACACGGATACGCTCTCATTCTCGGCAATTCCGATGAATCGCTGGAGAAAGAACGCCTTTATCTGGACGTGCTCATTTCGCGCCGCGTGGATGGCGTGTTAATTTCTTCCGCCCCGGGAAACAACCGCCACCTCGATATGCTGCGCCACCACGACATCCCGGTGGTGTTGATCGACCGTACCGTGGAGGAAATCGACGCCGACGCGGTATGGGGCGATACATTCACCGGGGCCATCCATCTGACCGGTCATCTCGTCGAGCAGGGGTTCCGGGACATTGCCCTCGTGGGTGGTTGGCCCGGGGTTTCTTCCCTGGAAGAACGCCAGGCCGGATACCTTCGCGCCATGAAGGAAGCCGGTCTCGTTCCTCACGTATATCCGGGACGTACGAGCCGCCAAAGCGGCGAGGAGATCACGGAACAACTGTTCAGGAAGAACTTGCTTCCTCGGGCCATTATCGCTGCAAACAACCATGTGGCGGTGGGGGTACTGGTTAGTCTGAGACGCCATGGGGTACGTGTGCCGGAGGACGTAGCGGTGGCCTGTTTCGACGATATCGAAATCGCTGCCCAGATAAATCCTTTTCTGACCGTCGTCGCCCAGCCGGCTTACGAAATGGGGGCTCTTGCCATGGACATGCTCCTCGAACGGATGCAGGGCTTCGACGGCGCTCCGCGCCATCGTGCGTTGCCTACGAAGATGATCGTACGGTCCTCTTCCCTCGTCCCGGCGCCTTGA
- a CDS encoding sulfatase, with amino-acid sequence MNEPRDISGGAFRKNKPGEQSRREFLKLAATAGVAATVPGLSACLDDTPDGRPPNVIVIFADDLGYGDLACYGSETIRTPNLDGLAAEGMRFTDFRVTCSVCSPSRASLLTGRYPSRCGMPYAVGGVYSDLGLQESEITVAGLLKDEGYATACIGKWHLGVPQGFNYQTHEGFTSSSEFHPNRHGFDLFYGMVGNSNPDGSTPLLENDGIVDPDAHITTITEHFTRRATDFIRAHQDRPFFIYLPHTRSHAPWMANPRFAGQSRDGVYGDMVEEIDWSTGEVLKTLDELGLTENTLVIFASDNGASPSPTHGSNAPLRGGKGSTFEGGMRVPCIMRWPGGVLAGRTNAAMINVMDLLPTIAGLAGARLPEDRVIDGMDLRPVLSGAEETIAPDRMFYYYNGLNLQAVREGRWKLHLPRRSEMLVWWDSGLDELEAPMLFDLETDPGETNDLAAQRPEVVERLLAKAEQIRAELGSWEQEGRDQKPIEHLMDDRRRLRHLRTQQRHQDMGRDVPSTRYR; translated from the coding sequence ATGAACGAACCACGTGATATATCGGGAGGCGCCTTCCGAAAGAACAAACCGGGGGAGCAAAGCCGGCGGGAATTCCTGAAACTGGCGGCAACCGCCGGTGTGGCCGCTACCGTGCCGGGTCTTTCTGCCTGCCTGGACGATACACCGGACGGACGACCACCCAACGTCATTGTTATCTTCGCCGACGACCTGGGCTATGGCGACCTGGCCTGTTACGGCTCGGAAACCATCCGCACGCCCAATCTGGACGGCCTTGCTGCTGAGGGCATGCGCTTCACGGATTTTCGCGTGACGTGCTCCGTGTGCAGCCCCTCCAGAGCTTCCCTGTTGACCGGGCGCTATCCGTCTCGCTGCGGGATGCCCTATGCTGTGGGCGGGGTCTATTCGGACCTGGGCCTGCAAGAAAGCGAAATCACGGTAGCCGGGTTACTTAAGGACGAAGGGTATGCGACGGCCTGTATCGGCAAATGGCACCTCGGCGTACCCCAGGGCTTCAATTACCAGACCCACGAGGGATTTACGTCTTCTTCGGAGTTCCACCCGAACCGGCATGGCTTCGACCTCTTCTACGGCATGGTGGGTAACTCGAACCCGGATGGATCCACCCCGCTCCTTGAGAACGATGGCATCGTGGATCCGGATGCTCATATCACGACGATTACGGAGCATTTCACCCGACGCGCGACCGACTTCATCCGTGCGCACCAGGATCGGCCGTTCTTCATCTATCTCCCCCACACCCGGTCGCACGCCCCGTGGATGGCGAATCCGAGGTTTGCGGGGCAATCCCGGGACGGTGTCTACGGAGATATGGTGGAGGAGATCGACTGGAGTACGGGCGAGGTGCTGAAAACACTGGACGAGCTCGGCCTCACGGAAAACACCCTCGTGATCTTTGCCTCGGATAATGGAGCCAGTCCGTCGCCTACGCATGGATCGAACGCACCGCTGCGCGGCGGGAAAGGCTCTACCTTCGAGGGGGGCATGCGCGTACCCTGCATCATGCGCTGGCCCGGTGGGGTCCTTGCCGGGCGAACGAACGCCGCAATGATAAATGTGATGGACCTGTTACCGACGATAGCCGGCCTGGCAGGGGCCCGCCTGCCGGAAGACCGGGTAATCGACGGAATGGACCTCCGGCCGGTGCTTTCCGGCGCCGAAGAGACCATAGCTCCTGACCGGATGTTTTATTACTACAACGGGCTGAACCTGCAAGCCGTGCGTGAGGGCCGGTGGAAGTTGCATCTGCCGCGTCGGTCCGAGATGCTTGTGTGGTGGGATTCAGGATTGGACGAACTCGAAGCGCCCATGCTTTTCGATCTGGAAACGGATCCCGGCGAAACGAACGACCTGGCTGCGCAGCGCCCGGAGGTTGTTGAGCGGCTACTGGCGAAGGCCGAACAAATTCGAGCCGAATTGGGATCGTGGGAGCAAGAGGGCAGGGATCAGAAACCCATTGAACACTTGATGGACGACCGCCGCCGTCTGCGGCACCTGCGAACGCAACAGAGACATCAGGATATGGGAAGGGATGTACCGTCTACCCGATATCGCTAA
- a CDS encoding anaerobic sulfatase-maturation protein: MEPVANDSKTAFHVMTKPIGPLCNLDCTYCFYLEKENLYPQAQKKAVWSMQDDVLETYIRQYIASQDTPVVSFAWQGGEPTLLGVEYFRKVVALQEEYADGRKVENAFQTNGVILDDTWCAFFAEHNFLIGLSIDGPRALHDRYRVDKGGQPTFDRVIQGLSYLKKYDVAFNTLTVVQRHNGDYPLEVYRFLKEIGSGFMQFIPIVERVATEPGLDHLSLVSPDFTYEAVVSEWSVEPEQYGRFLCTIFDEWVRNDVGQYFVQLFDVALESWIGRQPGLCVFRETCGDALALEHNGDLYSCDHFVYPANKLGNIMDKPLLSMTNSLQQQSFGAAKQDTLPDYCRRCDVRFACNGECPKKRFMKTPDGEAGLNYLCAGYKMFFRHIDPYMRFMAGQLYRRRAPADVMAWSRWRDFHASGRRIGRNTPCPCGSGRKYKACCGTLRNGGDQFAGSA; this comes from the coding sequence ATGGAGCCTGTAGCGAACGATTCGAAGACGGCCTTCCATGTGATGACGAAACCCATCGGGCCGCTTTGCAATCTGGACTGCACATATTGTTTCTATCTGGAGAAGGAAAACCTCTATCCTCAAGCGCAGAAGAAAGCAGTCTGGTCGATGCAGGACGACGTCCTGGAAACCTATATTCGGCAATACATTGCATCGCAGGACACGCCGGTCGTCAGCTTTGCCTGGCAGGGAGGTGAGCCCACGCTGCTGGGGGTGGAATATTTCCGAAAGGTCGTAGCTCTCCAGGAAGAATACGCAGACGGCAGGAAAGTCGAGAATGCTTTCCAGACCAACGGGGTAATTCTTGATGATACGTGGTGCGCTTTCTTTGCGGAGCACAACTTTCTGATCGGGCTTTCCATCGACGGCCCGCGCGCGCTACACGACAGATACCGGGTGGACAAGGGGGGGCAGCCTACTTTCGATCGGGTGATACAGGGGCTTTCCTATCTGAAGAAATACGACGTGGCCTTTAACACGCTGACGGTCGTCCAGCGTCATAACGGAGACTATCCACTTGAGGTCTACCGGTTTTTGAAGGAGATCGGCAGCGGGTTTATGCAATTCATCCCGATTGTAGAGCGTGTGGCAACCGAGCCGGGGTTGGATCACTTGTCGCTTGTTTCCCCTGATTTTACCTATGAGGCCGTTGTTTCCGAGTGGTCGGTCGAGCCGGAGCAGTATGGCCGGTTCCTGTGCACCATCTTCGATGAATGGGTGCGCAATGATGTCGGTCAATACTTCGTCCAACTCTTTGATGTGGCGCTTGAATCCTGGATCGGGAGGCAACCAGGCCTTTGTGTGTTTCGCGAAACGTGCGGCGATGCGCTCGCGCTCGAGCACAATGGGGATCTCTATTCCTGTGATCACTTCGTCTACCCTGCCAACAAGCTGGGCAACATCATGGATAAGCCGCTGCTATCCATGACGAATTCTCTCCAGCAGCAATCATTCGGAGCCGCCAAACAAGACACGCTGCCGGATTACTGCCGTCGGTGTGACGTGCGTTTCGCCTGCAACGGTGAATGCCCCAAAAAGCGTTTTATGAAGACACCTGACGGCGAAGCAGGATTAAACTACCTGTGTGCCGGTTACAAGATGTTCTTCAGGCACATCGACCCCTACATGAGATTCATGGCCGGTCAGCTTTACCGGAGAAGGGCGCCTGCTGACGTCATGGCGTGGTCGCGTTGGCGGGATTTTCACGCCAGTGGCAGGCGCATAGGCCGGAATACGCCCTGTCCCTGCGGCAGCGGCAGGAAATACAAGGCGTGTTGCGGCACTTTGAGGAATGGTGGTGATCAGTTTGCCGGATCTGCATGA
- a CDS encoding PorV/PorQ family protein — MKKYASLACASILFLAVHPAHGQIEPDVGTGVESPSFQRVGQSGFQFLKLPTSARQAGIGGILSSAGYADAATVFTNPASTVNVENFNVAISHVQWFADIAYQSAAALKQFEGIGTVGVHVFYLDYGDMPRTENRPILDQGVPTGRSEVLTDLGTVSAHNLVAGVSYARRITDRLYFGANAKYISETLDDANVGAWAVDVGTVFYTGLRSLRLTMVGKNIGPDTQIAQFDERIGYEPANVRMPVNFSIGAAYDVIEAGEGSPHAWTFAGEFVHPNDGPEKVNTGTEYVFRDLLALRAGYRFNYDEEGITLGAGLKVTTSAGGIAVNYAWWDFGVLGYTHMFSLAFGR, encoded by the coding sequence ATGAAAAAATATGCCTCACTCGCCTGTGCATCGATCCTGTTTCTGGCGGTGCATCCGGCCCATGGGCAAATCGAGCCTGACGTAGGCACTGGTGTCGAATCGCCCTCTTTTCAGCGGGTCGGGCAATCCGGTTTTCAGTTTTTGAAACTGCCCACAAGCGCACGCCAGGCGGGCATCGGCGGCATTCTGTCTTCCGCAGGCTACGCGGACGCCGCCACGGTATTCACCAATCCGGCCTCGACCGTGAACGTCGAGAATTTCAATGTGGCGATTTCTCACGTGCAATGGTTTGCCGATATTGCTTATCAGAGCGCCGCCGCTCTCAAGCAATTCGAGGGCATAGGCACCGTAGGCGTTCACGTCTTCTACCTTGATTACGGAGACATGCCGAGGACCGAAAACCGTCCCATTCTGGACCAGGGGGTGCCTACCGGGCGCTCGGAGGTGCTCACCGACCTGGGTACGGTTTCCGCCCATAATCTCGTGGCGGGGGTCAGCTATGCCCGCCGCATCACGGACCGCCTTTATTTTGGCGCCAACGCCAAATACATTTCCGAGACGCTCGATGACGCCAACGTCGGCGCCTGGGCCGTCGATGTGGGTACGGTCTTTTACACAGGTCTCCGCAGTCTCCGTCTAACCATGGTCGGCAAAAATATCGGCCCCGACACCCAAATCGCCCAGTTCGACGAGCGCATAGGCTACGAACCCGCCAACGTGCGGATGCCTGTGAATTTCAGCATAGGCGCTGCCTACGACGTGATTGAGGCCGGGGAGGGCAGCCCGCATGCCTGGACCTTCGCCGGCGAGTTCGTTCATCCGAACGACGGCCCCGAAAAAGTGAACACAGGGACGGAGTACGTCTTTCGGGACCTGCTTGCGCTACGGGCAGGGTACCGGTTCAATTACGACGAGGAAGGTATTACCCTTGGGGCCGGTCTGAAAGTTACCACCAGTGCCGGGGGCATCGCCGTCAACTATGCATGGTGGGACTTCGGCGTTCTCGGATACACCCATATGTTCTCACTGGCTTTCGGACGGTAG